TGACGAGAACGCTCCGGCCGGAGTCGAGCGTGACGCGGAAGATGCGTTTCGTCGGATTGGTGATGAAGTCGGTCACCGGGAACGTGCGGACGCGGAGCGTCTCGGGGTCAAACGAGACCGCGTGCGCCGAACGCTCGTTCTCGACGATGTCGCCCATTTCGTGGAACCCGAATCCGTCTTCGGGCGTCCACAGGAACAACTGTTCGTCCGCCGGTAACGAGGCATGCACTACCACGGCAAGCCTCCCCAAAGACGACCGGCCCTCGACTTGTGCGACCAAGTCCGGCGGCACCTCCACGCGCTCCTTGGTGGTGCCGAGCACGAAATCACCGGGATGGAGGACGAACTCCTCGTCGTCGTCCACGACGGTCTCCGTGACGTAGTCCTCGACCTCCTCCTCGCGATTCGGGTGGATGCAGGGGATGTTCGCGCGCTCGAACTCGAGGAAGCGCCGCCCGAGACGCACGTCCACGCTCGCGGGCTGGACTTGCAGGTCGACGTCGTCGAGCGGTTCGACGACGAGCGACCCGTCCTCCAGTCGCGCGAGGATGTCGCGGTCCGAGAGTATCATATCGGCTTCTCGCGCCCCGGCCGCCTAAAGGTTTCAGAAGGACGCCCGAGTCAGAGCAGGCTCAACAGCCAGCCGCCGTACGCGACGAGTGCGGCGGGGAGGAGCGCGGAGTCGGTGTCGAACGCGACGGCGAGGCCGGCGTCGTAGACGTACAGTTGCCACGTCGCGACGAGGAAGGAGACGACGGCGCGCACGACGCCGGTCGACGCGACGGTAGACCGGAACTGTTCGGCGAACGCTTCCGGGGAGGTAAGCGACGCGCCGTCGAGCGCGACGGCGAGCACGACGAACGCGAACAGCGTACTGAGGACCGACGGCGCGGTGCCCCAGCCGGTGACAGCCACCGTCTCGCCGAAGGAGCCGTCGTGGCTGAGTGTCGCGAGCGCAATCAGGTGGAGGACGCCCGCGAGCAGCAGCCAGCCGACGAACAGCGCCAGGACGGCGCCGAACAACTCGGACCAGACGAGGCTCCAGACGGCGTCCGCGGCGTCGCCGTGGCCGGCGCTCGCGAGGCGGCGGCTGAACAGCGCGGCGAACCCGAGGAGAGTGCCGGCGAGCGCGACGACGGCCGCGCCGACGGCGGCGAGCGCGGGACCGAAGCGGAAGCCGTGTGCCTCGAAGTACTGTCGCGGGTTGCGGAGGGGCGTGCGGGGAGCCATATTCGGAACTGTCTCGGCTCCGTCATGTGTCTGGTGGTGAGTAGCCAACGCTTTGGCCGGGGCGCCCCCACGTCGAGACATGAAACAGGTCATCGCGGCGCGGACGGACATCGGGATGGGACAGGGGAAACTCGCGGCGCAGGTCGCCCACGCCTCCCTGAAGGCCTACGAGTACGCCGACGAGGACGTGAAACGCCGGTGGAAGGCGGAGGGGCAACAGAAGGTCGTCGTGAAGGCCAGCGGGGAGCGCGAACTGTACGCCATCGCGGAGGAGGCCAAACAGCGCGGCCTGCCGTCGGCGGTCATCGAGGACGCGGGCCGCACCCAACTCGAACCGGGGACGCCGACAGCCGTCGCCGTCGGTCCGGCGCCGGACGCCGACGTGGACCAAGTGACCGGCGACCTCTCGCTGTTCTGAGTCGGGCGGCGCTGGCCGCGGCCCGCGCGAACCGTCCGCGTTAAGCCGCCGGGCGACCGACGTGGAGTGAATGCGCGAGGCACACGAACTGGAGCGCGCCGTCGGGATGGAGTACTACGCGAGCGACGCCGACGGCACCGGCGGCCGCCTCCGGGACTCGCCCGAGGACTTCCGCGTCACCGAAATCGAGGACTTCGACACCCAGCCCGTGGACGCGGACGCCGGCGACTACCCGTGGCTCGTCGTGCGCGCGACGCTCCTCCGGTGGGACACCAACGACTTCGCCCGGGCGTTCGCGAACGCCGTCGGGATGAGCCGCGAGCGCGTGACGTGGGCGGGGACGAAAGACCGCCACGCCGTCACCACCCAGTTGTTCGCGGTGCGCGACCTCGACCCCGAGCAGGTGCCCGAGATTGCCGACGCCGACGTCGAGGTCGTGGGTCGGGCGGGCCGCGGCCTCCAGTTCGGCGACCTCGCGGGCAACGAGTTCCGCATCGTCGTGCGCGACCCCGAGCGCCCCGAGCAGGTGGACGAAATTTCGGCGGAGCTCGCGGAGTTCGCGGGCGGCGACCCAGCCGTACCCAATTTCTTCGGCCAGCAGCGCTTCGGGAGCAAGCGCCCCATCACCCACGAGGTAGGGCTCGCGATTCTGCGCGACGACTGGGAGGGCGCGGCGATGGCGTACCTCGGGCGGCCGACCGAACACGAGCCCGAGGACTCCCAGCGAGCGCGAGAGTACGTCGAAGAGACGCGGGACTGGACGGGCGCGCTGGAGGAGTTCCCGCAGCGACTGCGCTACGAGCGCACGATGCTCCACGAACTCGCGGACGGCGGGAGCTTCCGGGACGCCGTCGAGACGTTCCCGTCGAACCTCCAGCGGCTGTTCGTGAACGCCGCGCAGTCCTACGCGTTCAATCTGATGCTCTCCGAGCGCCTCGAACGCGGCCTGCCGTTCCACGAACCCGTCGCGGGCGACGTGGTGTGGTTCGCGGAAGCCGACGCGCCAGAGGGCGTCGCGCGCCCCGACCCGAGTCGGGAACAGCGCGTCACCGAGTCGCGGGTGGACGTGATGGCGCGGCACTGCGAGCGCGGCCGGGCGTTCGTCACCGCGCCGCTCGTCGGGACGGAGACGGAGTTCGCGGACGGCGAGCCAGGCGACATCGAGCGTTCCGTCCTCTCGGACCTCGACCTCGCGCCCGGAGATTTCGACCTGCCCGGCGACTTCGACTCGCAGGGCACGCGCCGGGCCGTCCTGCTCCGCCCCGACCTCGCCGTGGAGCGCGACCCCCTGACCTTCGAGTTCGCGCTCCCCTCGGGGAGTTACGCGACAGTCGTCCTCCGAGAGTACCTGAAGCCGAGTCCGCTCGAACTCTGAAACACGGGGCTTTTGCGCGCGCGCCGCCTCGGTGCGAGACATGGAGTGTCGGCGGTGTGGAACCCCACTCAGGAAGCCGGGCGACTACTGCCTGACCTGTGACACCGCCAACTGCGACGCCGTCGTCGCGGCCTGCGACCGCGACCACGCGACGCTGACGTTTCTGGACGACGAGGACACCGTCGGCCGCACCGACATCGCCACCGTCCCCGAGGAGGGCGGCGAGGCGGGCGTGGTGGAACTCCGGAACTTCGCGGGCCGCATCGCGGACGAGATTCGCCGCAAGCGCCCCGAGGACGTGTTCGTCGCGGGCGACCACGACGTGATTCGCGCGGTGCGCGCGGACCTCCACTACGAGGTGTACCGCGTCCCCAGCGAGAACCCCGTCGAGAGCGTGCTGGAGCGCCGCGGCGACCGGTCGCTGGAGGTCGTGGAGAAGCCCGCCACCGAGAAGATCGGCGGGCGTCACTCGACGGTCATCGGGAACCGGGACGGCCAGCAGGCGATTCGCACGGTCGCCGGCCACCCGAACGTGAAGAAGGTGATTCCCGGCCCTATCGACGCCGGCGGCTCCGGATCCCGAACCGGCGTCCGCGCGAAGGTGACGCGGGCCGACGACAACGGGAATTTGCGCCTGCTCGTGCGGGACGGCTCCAGCGTACAGGAGAACCGCGTCGTCACGACGGCGATGGACCGGGACACCGGCGAGCGCGTGCGCGAGGACCTCAACGGCGCGCTCGCCGACGCCGACCTGCGGGACTGACTCGTAGCGTTTATGTGCGCGCCGACGGTAGGAGCGTCCACTATGGCTAATCAGGGCTCCGCGGGTCGGTTCGGCGCGCGCTACGGCCGCGTCTCCCGCCGACGCGTCTCCGAGATCGAGGACGACATGCACGACGACCACGCCTGTCCCGACTGCGGTGCGGACGCCGTCTCCCGGAAGGGCACCGGCATCTGGCAGTGTGGCAAGTGCGACTACAAGTACGCCGGCGGCGCATACCGCCCGCAGACGCCGGGTGGCAAGTCCGTCACGCGCTCGATTCGCACCGCGCTCGGCGAGTCCGAGGACGCGGAAGCCGTCGAGGAGTAACGAATGTCGTACAAGTGCTCCCGCTGTAAGCGAGACGTCGAACTCGACGAGTACGGCGGCGTGCGCTGTCCCTACTGCGGTCACCGCGTGCTCCTGAAGGAGCGCAGTCGCGACGTGAAGGAAGTCGGCGTCCGGTAGGCGTGCATTCGACGGAACTGGTTTTCGCGTACGGTTCGACCGCGACTGCTCGCGTCGTGGAGCGCAGCGTCGCGGTCGAAGCCGGCGACATCGAGGGCGACCGGAGCGAAGCCGCCGTCTCCCGGACCGGCGACACCGTCACGGTCACCGTCGAGGCGCAGGATTTGACGGCGCTGCGCGCCGGCCAGAACACGTGGTTGACGTTAGTCGAGGTAGCGGAGCGAGTTGCCGAACGGAGTGAGGCAACTCACTGAGCGAGCGGGGACTATTGGAGCCGCGAGCCGAGTGGCGAGCGAAGCGAGCCACTGACTGAGAGCAGTCCGGAAACAAAACGGCGTTTCGCTGCCTCTATGCCGCGAATGCGCCGCGAGCGCCGTCGAGGCGTAAAGCGGGGGTTTTTCTGTCGGGCGCGCGTCGCTGGACGTATGCAGGGCAATCTGCCGCCGGAAGCACAGGAGAAACTCGAGCAGCTACAGGACCTCCAGGAGAAGGCCCAGACCGTCGCCGCGCAGAAGCAGCAGGCCGAGAGCCAGCTCTCCGAGGCCGAGACCGCACTCGACGCGCTGGACGACATCGAGTCCGGCACGACGATGTACCGCGAGGTCGGCGAACTCCTCGTGGAGACGGAGTACGACGACGCCCAGGACGACCTCGAGGAGAAGGTCGACGACCTCGAAATCCGCGTCGAGACCCTCACGAAGCAGGAGGAGCGCGTGCAGGACCAGTTCGACAGCCTGCAGGAGGAACTCCAGAACATGCTCGGCGGCGCCGGCGGTGCGATGGGCGGCCCGAGCGCGTAACGGATGCCGTCAGACGAAGCGGTCGTAGAGACGGCGTCCGAGGCCGCCGAAGGCCTCGTGTTCGACCGTCTGCGGAACAGCGACGTGGAGGACCTCGACATCACGGTGACGTTCGAGGACGGCGTCCTCGACGTGGACGTGTACGTCCACGCGCCCGAGGCTGACGCCGACGTGGAGCAGGTCGCCGAGGACGCGGCGCTCGCGGCGCGCGCCGCCGTCGACGACCTGTTCGCTGACGAGGAGTAGTTCCTCTGCGTTCTCAGTTCGCTACGCCCTACAGCGGCGCGTCCGTCGAACGTACGACGGCGAGGGTTACGTCAGGAAGAAGATGAGGACGCTGATGGTCACCGTCGCGAGGACGGCGAGACCGGCGACGGCGCCGCCCATCGCGATGACGGCGTTGGCGTGGCTGGCGAGCGTCTCGGTGCGGTCGTTCCCGAAAACGGTGACTTCCGCGCGCTCGCTCGCCATGCCGGCTTCCACCGGTTCGAGGTCGTCGACGGCGTCCGCGGTGAGGTCGGCGACGAGACCGGTGAGTTCCGCCCAGTCGATGGCGGCGCCGACCTGGTTCGAGGACTCGACGGTGTTCACGATGTGGGTGTCCGTCGTCATCACTTCGGCGTGGTCGACGCCGTCGAGGGCGTCGAGAATCTCCTCGCGGAGCCCGGGTTCCATGTTGTTGCCGTCCACGAGCACGTAGGCCGTGCGCTCGTCGCCCGCTTCGAGGACGGCGACGCGCACGCCGAGCGGGCCGATGCCGTCGGCCGGCCGCCACGTCGTGCGGTCCCACGCGGTGCCGAGTCGGAGGTCGTGTTCGTCGGCGTCGCGGAGGTCGCGGGCCGCGGCGCCGGCGGCCTGAATCATCTGGAAGGAGCGCTCGCTCCCCGGGTAGACGTGCCCGAGGTCGTCGCCGTCGAGGCCGTTGTTGCAGTTGTGGGCGTCGGCGAGCAACACGTCGTCCATCCCCTCGACGCGCGCCTCGGCGGCGGCCGACAGGCCGACCGCGTACTCGACGTCGTCGGCGAACTCGGGCGCGTACGTGGAGACGAGGAAGGCGTCGTCGCCGAAGGACTGCCCGAGCAGTTTCGCTTCGCCCTCCTGGACGCGGACACTGGCGGTCGCGCGGTCGCTGTACTCGATGTTCTCGTACGCGCGCTCGGCGGCCTCGATGAGAGTGTCGACCTCGCGCTCGGTGACGAGGTTGAAGTCGTGGCCGGCGGTGGCGTGGGGCGGGAACGCCAGCCCCGAGGACGTCTCGGCGATTCGCTGCGGGAGGTTCCCGCCGCCGATTTCGCCCATGGGCCCGGGGTGAATCATCGGCAGGACGACCCGGGCTTTCTCCGTCTCGTCGCCGGTGCGCCGGAACGACAGCACGGTGACGGGGACGACGGCTTCCTCCCCGATTTGCTCGAAGAAGTCCTCGAGTTCGCGGGTGCCTTCGGCGATGTGGCCGATGAACCCGCGAATGAAATCGAGGACGCTCACGCCGAGGCTGCGCTTCCACGGGCGGTCGACGATGGCGACGAAGCCGTACGCGACGGCGCCGTACAGCGCCGTCATGAACGCCAGGAGCGCGAAGTCCTCGGGCGTGAACGCGTACTGAATCTCGGGCGGCGCGCGCGAAGGACGGGAGAGGTACGCGCTGACGATGGGGCCGCCCTCGGTGAGGAAATTCATCGTGCCGCTGTAGACGAACAACAGAATGCCACCGGTCGCGGTCTGGATGCCCGCCGGGACCGCCGCGACGAGCAGGGAGTTCCGGGAGACGGCGAGCACGACGAGGAAGCGAATGGCGAACACGAGCGCGAGCGCGGCGATGAGCGCGTCGAAGACGAAGTTCTGGCCGAGCGTCTCCGACAGCGTCGCGATGACGCCCGCGAGCACGAGGACGACCACCACGACGACCTCGCAGGCGGTGGCGAGCAGCGACGACCGGTTGTAGGAGAGTTGGCCGCCGAAGAAGCGGTCGACGGGCGTGGTCGCGAGGCTGGCGACGACCGTCGGGATGCCGATGAAGAAGACGCCCTGCCAGGCGTCTTCGAGGACGTAGAGGCTGTCGAAGGCCGCGATGCCGGCGAGCGCGGCGACGACGAGCGAGAGCGCGACGCTCGTGTACCACCGGGGGGCGCGGAAGATGTACTTCGAGAGGCTGGCCAGTTCGCCCTGCGTCTCCGTCATGCCCTACTCGCAGATGCGTCGGAAGTTCTCGAACA
The nucleotide sequence above comes from Halobacterium litoreum. Encoded proteins:
- a CDS encoding 50S ribosomal protein L37ae, which gives rise to MANQGSAGRFGARYGRVSRRRVSEIEDDMHDDHACPDCGADAVSRKGTGIWQCGKCDYKYAGGAYRPQTPGGKSVTRSIRTALGESEDAEAVEE
- a CDS encoding YIP1 family protein: MAPRTPLRNPRQYFEAHGFRFGPALAAVGAAVVALAGTLLGFAALFSRRLASAGHGDAADAVWSLVWSELFGAVLALFVGWLLLAGVLHLIALATLSHDGSFGETVAVTGWGTAPSVLSTLFAFVVLAVALDGASLTSPEAFAEQFRSTVASTGVVRAVVSFLVATWQLYVYDAGLAVAFDTDSALLPAALVAYGGWLLSLL
- a CDS encoding DUF2103 domain-containing protein yields the protein MECRRCGTPLRKPGDYCLTCDTANCDAVVAACDRDHATLTFLDDEDTVGRTDIATVPEEGGEAGVVELRNFAGRIADEIRRKRPEDVFVAGDHDVIRAVRADLHYEVYRVPSENPVESVLERRGDRSLEVVEKPATEKIGGRHSTVIGNRDGQQAIRTVAGHPNVKKVIPGPIDAGGSGSRTGVRAKVTRADDNGNLRLLVRDGSSVQENRVVTTAMDRDTGERVREDLNGALADADLRD
- a CDS encoding DUF2070 family protein, which gives rise to MTETQGELASLSKYIFRAPRWYTSVALSLVVAALAGIAAFDSLYVLEDAWQGVFFIGIPTVVASLATTPVDRFFGGQLSYNRSSLLATACEVVVVVVLVLAGVIATLSETLGQNFVFDALIAALALVFAIRFLVVLAVSRNSLLVAAVPAGIQTATGGILLFVYSGTMNFLTEGGPIVSAYLSRPSRAPPEIQYAFTPEDFALLAFMTALYGAVAYGFVAIVDRPWKRSLGVSVLDFIRGFIGHIAEGTRELEDFFEQIGEEAVVPVTVLSFRRTGDETEKARVVLPMIHPGPMGEIGGGNLPQRIAETSSGLAFPPHATAGHDFNLVTEREVDTLIEAAERAYENIEYSDRATASVRVQEGEAKLLGQSFGDDAFLVSTYAPEFADDVEYAVGLSAAAEARVEGMDDVLLADAHNCNNGLDGDDLGHVYPGSERSFQMIQAAGAAARDLRDADEHDLRLGTAWDRTTWRPADGIGPLGVRVAVLEAGDERTAYVLVDGNNMEPGLREEILDALDGVDHAEVMTTDTHIVNTVESSNQVGAAIDWAELTGLVADLTADAVDDLEPVEAGMASERAEVTVFGNDRTETLASHANAVIAMGGAVAGLAVLATVTISVLIFFLT
- the pth2 gene encoding peptidyl-tRNA hydrolase Pth2, whose amino-acid sequence is MKQVIAARTDIGMGQGKLAAQVAHASLKAYEYADEDVKRRWKAEGQQKVVVKASGERELYAIAEEAKQRGLPSAVIEDAGRTQLEPGTPTAVAVGPAPDADVDQVTGDLSLF
- a CDS encoding prefoldin subunit beta, which encodes MQGNLPPEAQEKLEQLQDLQEKAQTVAAQKQQAESQLSEAETALDALDDIESGTTMYREVGELLVETEYDDAQDDLEEKVDDLEIRVETLTKQEERVQDQFDSLQEELQNMLGGAGGAMGGPSA
- a CDS encoding DUF3194 domain-containing protein, encoding MPSDEAVVETASEAAEGLVFDRLRNSDVEDLDITVTFEDGVLDVDVYVHAPEADADVEQVAEDAALAARAAVDDLFADEE
- a CDS encoding DNA-directed RNA polymerase subunit P, which translates into the protein MSYKCSRCKRDVELDEYGGVRCPYCGHRVLLKERSRDVKEVGVR
- the truD gene encoding tRNA pseudouridine(13) synthase TruD gives rise to the protein MREAHELERAVGMEYYASDADGTGGRLRDSPEDFRVTEIEDFDTQPVDADAGDYPWLVVRATLLRWDTNDFARAFANAVGMSRERVTWAGTKDRHAVTTQLFAVRDLDPEQVPEIADADVEVVGRAGRGLQFGDLAGNEFRIVVRDPERPEQVDEISAELAEFAGGDPAVPNFFGQQRFGSKRPITHEVGLAILRDDWEGAAMAYLGRPTEHEPEDSQRAREYVEETRDWTGALEEFPQRLRYERTMLHELADGGSFRDAVETFPSNLQRLFVNAAQSYAFNLMLSERLERGLPFHEPVAGDVVWFAEADAPEGVARPDPSREQRVTESRVDVMARHCERGRAFVTAPLVGTETEFADGEPGDIERSVLSDLDLAPGDFDLPGDFDSQGTRRAVLLRPDLAVERDPLTFEFALPSGSYATVVLREYLKPSPLEL
- a CDS encoding KEOPS complex subunit Pcc1, producing MHSTELVFAYGSTATARVVERSVAVEAGDIEGDRSEAAVSRTGDTVTVTVEAQDLTALRAGQNTWLTLVEVAERVAERSEATH